The Carassius gibelio isolate Cgi1373 ecotype wild population from Czech Republic chromosome B22, carGib1.2-hapl.c, whole genome shotgun sequence genome window below encodes:
- the LOC127987844 gene encoding relaxin-3 receptor 1-like, with protein MERDNSTQTLELGECEHTLDTSVVLDNCTDSASGNLSLRCWLQLLTKESSSTLQGDGSSLAVRVMIALIYSVVCALGLVGNSLALYLLHSRYRQKQSSINCFVMGLALTDLQFVLTLPFWAIDTALDFRWPFGKVMCKIISSVTTMNMYASVFFLTAMSVARYYSIASSLKMHSRRAAAAAAKWISLGIWVVSLIATLPHAIYSTIAQVAPDEELCLVRFPETGSWDPQLLLGLYQLQKVLLGFLIPLVVITVCYLLLLRIVLSRRISSVAGSESEQGRHKRCSKVTKSVVIVVLSFFLCWLPNQALTLWGVLIKFDLVPFSKAFYNAQAYAFPLTVCLAHTNSCLNPVLYCLIRREFRAGLKELLLRATPSYRSLARLLPRKAKVAEAPPVLVLVQMDV; from the coding sequence ATGGAGAGGGATAACAGCACACAAACTCTAGAGCTGGGAGAATGTGAGCACACACTGGACACCAGCGTGGTGCTGGACAACTGTACTGACTCTGCCAGCGGGAACCTGTCTTTACGCTGCTGGCTGCAGTTGTTGACAAAGGAGTCTAGTTCGACGCTACAAGGTGATGGGTCTAGTTTGGCTGTGCGTGTGATGATCGCCCTCATTTATTCAGTGGTGTGCGCTCTGGGACTTGTAGGCAACTCTCTGGCGCTCTACCTGCTGCACTCGCGCTACCGGCAGAAGCAGTCTTCCATCAACTGCTTTGTGATGGGTCTGGCTCTAACCGACCTGCAGTTCGTCCTAACCCTACCGTTCTGGGCCATAGACACGGCGTTGGACTTCCGCTGGCCCTTCGGCAAAGTCATGTGCAAAATCATCAGCTCGGTCACCACGATGAACATGTACGCCAGCGTATTTTTCCTGACCGCCATGAGCGTGGCCAGGTACTATTCCATCGCGTCCTCGCTGAAGATGCACAGTCGCCGAGCGGCGGCGGCTGCGGCCAAGTGGATCAGCTTGGGCATTTGGGTCGTCTCCCTGATAGCAACCCTCCCACATGCTATTTATTCCACTATCGCCCAAGTTGCGCCAGATGAGGAGCTGTGCCTGGTCCGCTTCCCTGAAACGGGAAGCTGGGACCCGCAGCTGTTGCTAGGATTGTACCAGTTGCAAAAGGTCCTGCTTGGGTTTCTGATCCCACTGGTGGTGATCACTGTTTGCTATCTCTTACTTCTAAGAATCGTGCTTAGCCGTAGGATTAGCAGCGTGGCGGGCTCCGAAAGTGAGCAGGGGCGGCACAAGCGGTGCTCGAAGGTCACCAAATCGGTTGTGATCGTCGTCCTGTCGTTCTTCTTGTGTTGGTTGCCCAACCAGGCCCTGACTCTGTGGGGCGTCCTTATTAAGTTTGACCTGGTGCCCTTCAGCAAGGCCTTCTACAATGCCCAGGCATACGCTTTCCCACTGACTGTGTGCTTGGCCCACACAAACAGTTGCCTCAACCCGGTGCTCTACTGCCTGATCCGCCGCGAATTCCGGGCCGGACTCAAAGAACTCCTGCTGAGGGCCACGCCGTCCTACCGAAGCCTTGCCCGGCTGCTCCCACGCAAGGCCAAAGTAGCTGAGGCGCCCCCTGTACTGGTTCTTGTGCAGatggatgtttaa
- the LOC127987842 gene encoding cyclic AMP-responsive element-binding protein 3-like protein 3-A isoform X2, producing the protein MGPQIDQLWPVQAPHMRMPAQGNEDFFRALLDGYDSVSGSPVWSPSPSDSGTSEDPHSDHIESPPPTASPLLNPRIVVSQAQHNLDTNFPFNFNGWETGFFPDRAGGMQRASETPQAQPNTGFPRTIKDLLLSGTPEPATKVSQQSYRELILTEDEKRLLAKEGLTLPNQFPLTKYEERILKKIRRKIRNKQSAQESRKKKKEYIDGLESRMAACSAHSQELQRKVFQLEKCNISLMEQLRRLQAMVMNGSNKTAQTGTCILVLLLSFTLILLPNLKPFTDTKVSQHGDFSPLRVQSRSLHNLQSSRVLRALEHPFSVSEDSKMFPRFSEDKRMAEIASLLGKLHRRQESINYDSESHNHSLDQRDDHHHGDPITGHVATVTLNPGRGSRRSPHADDM; encoded by the exons ATGGGACCACAAATCGATCAGCTTTGGCCAGTCCAAGCCCCTCAT ATGAGGATGCCCGCTCAGGGTAATGAGGACTTCTTCAGAGCACTTTTAGATGGGTACGACTCTGTTTCTGGATCTCCAGTTTGGTCGCCCTCTCCTAGCGACAGCGGAACCAGCGAAGATCCTCATTCGGATCACATCGAGAGTCCGCCGCCAACCGCAAGCCCTCTTTTGAATCCTCGCATTGTCGTATCCCAGGCTCAACACAATCTCGACACCAACTTTCCTTTTAATTTCA ATGGCTGGGAGACTGGCTTCTTCCCAGACAGGGCCGGAGGGATGCAGCGTGCATCTGAAACACCACAGGCTCAACCGAACACTGGATTCCCTCGAACTATCAAGGACCTGCTGCTATCTGGCACACCAGAGCCC GCCACAAAGGTGTCCCAGCAGTCCTACCGGGAGCTGATTCTCACAGAGGATGAGAAACGATTACTTGCCAAGGAAGGACTGACTCTGCCAAATCAGTTCCCGCTTACCAAG TACGAGGAAAGGATTCTGAAGAAAATCCGCCGAAAGATCCGCAACAAGCAGTCGGCCCAAGAGAgcaggaagaagaagaaagaatacATCGATGGCCTGGAGAGCAG GATGGCGGCATGCAGCGCACACAGCCAGGAGCTGCAGAGGAAAGTCTTCCAGCTGGAGAAATGCAACAT CTCCCTGATGGAACAGCTGCGTCGGCTGCAGGCGATGGTCATGAATGGATCCAACAAAACGGCCCAGACTGGGACCTGCATTCTG GTGCTGCTTCTGTCTTTCACCTTGATTCTGCTGCCCAATCTGAAGCCCTTCACAGATACCAAGGTCAGCCAACATGGAGACTTCAGTCCATTGAGAG TTCAGTCACGGTCACTGCACAACCTTCAGTCTTCCCGCGTGCTGCGTGCCCTGGAGCATCCGTTCTCCGTGTCTGAGGACTCCAAAATGTTCCCGCGCTTCTCTGAGGATAAACGTATGGCGGAGATAGCGTCACTGCTGGGAAAACTTCACAGGAGACAAGAATCCATCAATTACGATTCTGAATCTCACAACCACAGTTTAGACCAGCGTGACGACCATCACCATGGAGACCCCATCACTGGGCATGTAGCGACAGTGACCTTGAATCCGGGACGCGGCTCGCGGCGGAGTCCTCACGCTGATGACATGTGA
- the LOC127987842 gene encoding cyclic AMP-responsive element-binding protein 3-like protein 3-A isoform X1: MEQYSDQVGEGLELLDLLFDKNDGILRHETMGPQIDQLWPVQAPHMRMPAQGNEDFFRALLDGYDSVSGSPVWSPSPSDSGTSEDPHSDHIESPPPTASPLLNPRIVVSQAQHNLDTNFPFNFNGWETGFFPDRAGGMQRASETPQAQPNTGFPRTIKDLLLSGTPEPATKVSQQSYRELILTEDEKRLLAKEGLTLPNQFPLTKYEERILKKIRRKIRNKQSAQESRKKKKEYIDGLESRMAACSAHSQELQRKVFQLEKCNISLMEQLRRLQAMVMNGSNKTAQTGTCILVLLLSFTLILLPNLKPFTDTKVSQHGDFSPLRVQSRSLHNLQSSRVLRALEHPFSVSEDSKMFPRFSEDKRMAEIASLLGKLHRRQESINYDSESHNHSLDQRDDHHHGDPITGHVATVTLNPGRGSRRSPHADDM, from the exons ATGGAGCAGTATTCAGACCAG GTTGGTGAAGGGTTAGAACTACTCGATTTGCTCTTTGATAAGAATGACGGCATCTTACGGCATGAGACTATGGGACCACAAATCGATCAGCTTTGGCCAGTCCAAGCCCCTCAT ATGAGGATGCCCGCTCAGGGTAATGAGGACTTCTTCAGAGCACTTTTAGATGGGTACGACTCTGTTTCTGGATCTCCAGTTTGGTCGCCCTCTCCTAGCGACAGCGGAACCAGCGAAGATCCTCATTCGGATCACATCGAGAGTCCGCCGCCAACCGCAAGCCCTCTTTTGAATCCTCGCATTGTCGTATCCCAGGCTCAACACAATCTCGACACCAACTTTCCTTTTAATTTCA ATGGCTGGGAGACTGGCTTCTTCCCAGACAGGGCCGGAGGGATGCAGCGTGCATCTGAAACACCACAGGCTCAACCGAACACTGGATTCCCTCGAACTATCAAGGACCTGCTGCTATCTGGCACACCAGAGCCC GCCACAAAGGTGTCCCAGCAGTCCTACCGGGAGCTGATTCTCACAGAGGATGAGAAACGATTACTTGCCAAGGAAGGACTGACTCTGCCAAATCAGTTCCCGCTTACCAAG TACGAGGAAAGGATTCTGAAGAAAATCCGCCGAAAGATCCGCAACAAGCAGTCGGCCCAAGAGAgcaggaagaagaagaaagaatacATCGATGGCCTGGAGAGCAG GATGGCGGCATGCAGCGCACACAGCCAGGAGCTGCAGAGGAAAGTCTTCCAGCTGGAGAAATGCAACAT CTCCCTGATGGAACAGCTGCGTCGGCTGCAGGCGATGGTCATGAATGGATCCAACAAAACGGCCCAGACTGGGACCTGCATTCTG GTGCTGCTTCTGTCTTTCACCTTGATTCTGCTGCCCAATCTGAAGCCCTTCACAGATACCAAGGTCAGCCAACATGGAGACTTCAGTCCATTGAGAG TTCAGTCACGGTCACTGCACAACCTTCAGTCTTCCCGCGTGCTGCGTGCCCTGGAGCATCCGTTCTCCGTGTCTGAGGACTCCAAAATGTTCCCGCGCTTCTCTGAGGATAAACGTATGGCGGAGATAGCGTCACTGCTGGGAAAACTTCACAGGAGACAAGAATCCATCAATTACGATTCTGAATCTCACAACCACAGTTTAGACCAGCGTGACGACCATCACCATGGAGACCCCATCACTGGGCATGTAGCGACAGTGACCTTGAATCCGGGACGCGGCTCGCGGCGGAGTCCTCACGCTGATGACATGTGA